DNA from Immundisolibacter sp.:
CCTCCAGGGACAGGTTCTCGAATTCGGTGCCTGGAATCAGCTTGTTCAGGTTGTCGACATAAGTCTTGTGGTGCTTGCCGTGGTGAAATTCCAGGGTTTCGGCGGAGATATGTGGCGCCAGGGCGTCGATGGCGTAGGGCAGGGGTGGCAGTTCGTGGGTCATGGGGACTCCTCGTGATACGGATGGTTGGGACCGGGCGCCGGGCGCGGGGTCGGGAAATATTAAGTGGCCGATCGGCCGTCGGCACAGCCTACGCAAAGGAAATTGCAAGGCCGCTTCAGTCTAGCAGGTTGGCTTGCCGGGATTGACTTCGCGTACGGCGGCAACCCTCCGGCCAGGAGCGCCTTGGATGAGGCGACGGGTGGCGATACTGGATGGGGGGTCGAGCGGCTGACGGTATTGCGTGACGTATGCGAGTGGGCTGTGCGGTGGTGCGGTCGGGTACGGGATGTTTGACCATTGCACTGCGGCGACCCGACTAAAGGCGTACCCGCGAGCACTTTAAATAATTAATTTATAGTGTTTTTTATGGCTTATAGTGGCCAACGTAGGTGCCGCAAGTGGCGCTTCCCGCTGGAGCATGGGGAATGCTCTGCCACGCGTGGTCCCGGCTGCTCGCGAATGAGGACTGCAGAATTGCTCATTTGTGGGGCAGGCCGTGGATGGATAAAATCGCCGGTTCGTCCAAGGCGCACCCAGCGCCCGCACCAGCGTCGCGCACCGTTGATGCGGCTACCAGAGACCCCTTGTCAGTGACTCAGCAACCCGACCTTTCGAACACGCTGTATCGCTCGCGCTTTGAGCGCGACAACTGCGGCTTTGGCCTGATCGCCCATATGGATGGCGAGGCTTCGCACGCGCTGGTCACCACCGCCATCCGCTCCCTGGAGCGTATGACCCATCGTGGCGCGATTGCCGCCGATGGCAAGACCGGCGACGGCTGCGGCTTGCTGATTCGCAAACCGGACCGGTTCTTGCGCGCAGTAGCGGCCCAGGCCGGCATGAGCATTGGCGAGAACTACGCCGTCGGATCGGTGTTCCTGAACCCGGATCCGGTGCTGGCCGAACAGGCCCGCGCCGGGTTGGCCGCCGAGTTGGCTCGCGAGGGTCTTGGCATTGCTGGCTGGCGGGAGGTGCCGATCAATCCGGAAGCCTGCGGTGAGCAGGCCCTGGCCATGTTGCCGCGCACCGAACAGGTCTTCGTCACCGCCCCGCGCACCCTGACCGATGAGGACTTCAACCGGCGCCTGTACTTCGCCCGTCGTCGTGCGGAGAAGCAGATCGAGCCGAACGATCCCGAGTTTTACGTCACCAGCCTGTCCTGCCATGTGATGGTCTACAAGGGTCTGGTGATGCCCGACCGGCTGCCCGAGTTTTATACCGACCTCGGCGATCCGTTGTTTGCCTCGTCGGTGTGCGTCTATCACCAGCGTTTTTCAACCAACACCTGGCCGCGCTGGCAGCTGGCACAGCCGTTTCGGTATCTGGCCCACAACGGGGAGATCAACACCCTGCAGGGCAACCGCTACTGGGCCATGGCGCGCGGCCACAAATTTGCCAGCCCGCTGTTCCCGGACGTTGAGGACATCCTGCCGCTGGTCTCGACCTGGGGTTCGGACTCGATGAGCCTGGACAACATGCTGGACGTGCTGTTGTCCGGTGGCATGGATGTGTTTAGAGCCATGCGGCTGCTGATTCCGCCGGCCTGGCAGCATGTGCCCGGCATGGACCCGGATATGCGGGCGTTTTACGAGTACCACGGCATGATCATGGAGCCGTGGGACGGCCCGGCCGGCATCGTGCTGACCGATGGCCGGTACGCCGCCTGCACCATGGATCGCAACGGTCTGCGCCCGGCGCGCTGGGTAGTGACGCGTGACCGCATCATCACCCTGGCATCCGAAATCGGTGTGCGCGATTACGCGCCCGAGGACGTGGTGGCCAGTGGGCGGCTGATGCCCGGGCAGATGATTGCCGCCGACACCGAGACCGGCGAACTGTTGTTGCCGACCGATATCGACGAGCGCCTGAAGCGGCGCCAGCCTTACCGGCGCTGGCTGCAGCGGCATGTACAACGCCTGGACGAGCTCGATGGCAGCCAGTTTCAGGCGGAGCCCGCGGCCAGCGACGACATCAAGACCCGGCAAAAGCTGTTTGGCTTGAGCTACGAGGAGCGCGAGCGGGTGCTGCGCGTGCTGGCCGTGGATGGCCAGGAAGCGGTCGGTTCGATGGGTGATGACTCGCCGATGGCCGTGCTGTCAGCGCAGCCGCGGGCGCTTTATGACTACTTCCGCCAGTCCTTTGCGCAGGTGACCAACCCGCCCATAGATCCGCTGCGCGAGACCATCGTGATGTCGCTGAGCACCGGTTTCGGGCGCAATCACAATGTGTTCGAGGAGACACCGGACCACGCCCGCCGGCTGGTCACGGCAAGTCCGGTACTCAGCCGTGACACGTTCCAGCGCCTGCTGACGCTGGATGAGCTGGAGTATCCGTATGCCGTGATCGACCTGTCCTATCCACGGCCGGACGCCGGCTATACCGGACTCAAGATGGCGGTGGAGCGGATCTGCGCGGAGGCGGAACAGGCGGTGCGGGCCGGCAAGGTAATCATCGTGCTGAGCGATCGTGCGGCCTCGCCGCAGCGCCTGCCGGTGCCGGCGCCGATGGCATCCGGCGCCGTTCATCACCACCTGACCCGGCTGGAGCTGCGTTCGGACGCCAATCTGGTGGTGGAGACCGGCAGCGCGCGCGATCCGCATCACTTTGCGGTGCTGCTGGGTTTGGGCGCGACGGCGGTATATCCCTACCTGGCCTATGCCAGCATTGCCGATATGCTGGGCGAGGAGGGCGCCGAACGCGGCTGCGTGGCGTTCGCCGCCGGCATCAACAAGGGCTTGCTCAAGATCATGTCCAAGATGGGGATATCCATCTTGCCGAGCTATCGCGGGGCGCAGCTGTTCGAAGCCGTTGGCCTGCACGAGGAAGTGGCTCAGCTGTGCTTCGAAGGGGTGGTCAGTCGCATCCAGGGCGCAACCTTTGTCGACCTTGAGACCGACCTGCTGACGCTGGCTGATGCCGCCGCGGTTTCAAGAAAGCCCCTGGTCCAGGGCGGCCTGCTGAACTACGTTCACGGCGGCGAGTACCACGCCTTCAACCCGGATGTCGTGACGGCGCTGATCCAATGCGCCCGCAGCGGTGATTACGAGGACTACAAGGCCTACGCCCGCCTGGTCAATGAGCGCCCGGTGACCACGCTGCGCGATCTTCTGCAACCGCAGTTCGGGGACGGTATCGGGCTGGATGAGGTCGAGCCGATCGAGGCCATTACGGCCCGTTTCGACTGCGCCGGCATGTCGCTGGGCGCGTTGGGGCCGGAGGCCCACGAGGCGCTGGCGATCGCCATGAATCGCCTGGGTGGCCGTTCGAACTCCGGCGAGGGCGGCGAGGATCCAGTCCGCTACGGGACCGAACGCACCTCCAAGATCAAGCAGGTGGCCTCCGGCCGCTTTGGCGTGACGCCGCAGTATCTGGTCAATGCCGAAGTGCTGCAGATCAAGATCGCCCAGGGCGCCAAGCCGGGCGAGGGTGGCCAGTTGCCGGCCAACAAGGTGGACGCGCTCATCGCCCGCCTGCGCTACACCATGCCCGGCGTGGCGCTGATCTCGCCG
Protein-coding regions in this window:
- the gltB gene encoding glutamate synthase large subunit, with the protein product MTQQPDLSNTLYRSRFERDNCGFGLIAHMDGEASHALVTTAIRSLERMTHRGAIAADGKTGDGCGLLIRKPDRFLRAVAAQAGMSIGENYAVGSVFLNPDPVLAEQARAGLAAELAREGLGIAGWREVPINPEACGEQALAMLPRTEQVFVTAPRTLTDEDFNRRLYFARRRAEKQIEPNDPEFYVTSLSCHVMVYKGLVMPDRLPEFYTDLGDPLFASSVCVYHQRFSTNTWPRWQLAQPFRYLAHNGEINTLQGNRYWAMARGHKFASPLFPDVEDILPLVSTWGSDSMSLDNMLDVLLSGGMDVFRAMRLLIPPAWQHVPGMDPDMRAFYEYHGMIMEPWDGPAGIVLTDGRYAACTMDRNGLRPARWVVTRDRIITLASEIGVRDYAPEDVVASGRLMPGQMIAADTETGELLLPTDIDERLKRRQPYRRWLQRHVQRLDELDGSQFQAEPAASDDIKTRQKLFGLSYEERERVLRVLAVDGQEAVGSMGDDSPMAVLSAQPRALYDYFRQSFAQVTNPPIDPLRETIVMSLSTGFGRNHNVFEETPDHARRLVTASPVLSRDTFQRLLTLDELEYPYAVIDLSYPRPDAGYTGLKMAVERICAEAEQAVRAGKVIIVLSDRAASPQRLPVPAPMASGAVHHHLTRLELRSDANLVVETGSARDPHHFAVLLGLGATAVYPYLAYASIADMLGEEGAERGCVAFAAGINKGLLKIMSKMGISILPSYRGAQLFEAVGLHEEVAQLCFEGVVSRIQGATFVDLETDLLTLADAAAVSRKPLVQGGLLNYVHGGEYHAFNPDVVTALIQCARSGDYEDYKAYARLVNERPVTTLRDLLQPQFGDGIGLDEVEPIEAITARFDCAGMSLGALGPEAHEALAIAMNRLGGRSNSGEGGEDPVRYGTERTSKIKQVASGRFGVTPQYLVNAEVLQIKIAQGAKPGEGGQLPANKVDALIARLRYTMPGVALISPPPHHDIYSIEDLAQLIFDLKQVNPQALVSVKLVAQAGVGTVAAGVAKAYADLITISGYDGGTGASPLTSVKYAGIPWEIGLAETHQALLANRLREKVRVQTDGGLKTGLDVIKAAMLGAESFGFGTAPMIALGCKYLRICHLNNCATGIATQNEELRRDHFVGLPEMVENYLRFVAQEAREWMARLGVRSMEELIGRTDLLRPRAGDTDKQRHLDLLPLLSGNGLAVEGKQFCTAACNEPYDKGELAEQMVADTLDAIEHSRGGIFNYDINNTNRSIGARLSGEIARRHGDTGMAHAPITLKLRGHAGQSLGVWNAGGLNLLLEGAANDYVGKGMAGGKIVVSLPRASRLQSQLTTIMGNTCLYGATGGKLYAAGQAGERFAVRNSGAVTVVEGVGDHACEYMTGGVVVVLGPTGVNFGAGMTGGLAFVYDPDNLLPERYNPELVDIHRINTEDTVMCMGFLRGLIREYAEETQSEWGRHILDNLPDLRSKFWLVKPEASELSSLLDAARASR